The Nycticebus coucang isolate mNycCou1 chromosome 10, mNycCou1.pri, whole genome shotgun sequence sequence GGGACAGGAGTACGGCCGCTCACCTGTGTGGATGCGGCGATGTTCTGCCAGGCGCATGGAGATGGCAAAGGCTTTGCCACACACTTCACAGGCAAAGGGCCGCTCACCCGTGTGCAGGCGCCGGTGGTCTTTCAAGTGGGTACTCTGACGGAAAGCTTTACCACAGTCTGGACATGGGTATGGCCGCTCACCAGTGTGGATGCGCCGGTGCACCTGCAACGATGTCTCTGTGCTGAACAGCTTCTTGCACTCACTGCACTCCAGGCCCCGGCGCCGGGCAGGGGCTGCTGTGGCCACGCCTCCAAGGGCTGCTGGGGACGTGACTGGTGTGCGAGTGGCCCGAGGGGCCCGAGGGGCAGGGGGCTCCTTAGCCAGGACCTCTCCAGGCCCAGCCGCTGCATGAGCTGCCTCATGTGCCTGCAGCCGAGCAGCAGAGCCCACTTTTTTGCCACAGGTACCACACTCAAAGCGCCGTGGGGCCTGGGCAGCTGCAGCGGCACAACGGTGCTCACACAGCCGCAGCGAGGAGGGAAAGGCAGCCCCACATGATGGACAGcggtggggctggcgccctgcatGAACCACAAGCTGGTGCACTTCCAGCAGCCGGCGCAGCAAGAAGGAACGAGGGCACTCACGACACTTGTAGGGGTACTCGCCTGTGTGGTGGTAGCGGTGCATGAGCAGGCGGTAAGGGCGGTGAAAACGCACCCCACATTCCTGGCAGCGGTAGGGGAAGTGTTGGGCATGCACAAGGCGGTGCTGCCTCAGTGTTGAGCTCTGTGTAAAGGCCTTGCCACAATCCCCACACCGGTAGGGCCGCTCCCCTGTATGTGTAAGCCGGTGGCGGGCCAGGTTGGCAGGTGAGTTGAAGGGCTTGGAGCAGTCAGGGCAGGGAAAAGGGCGTTCCCCAGTGTGTGTGCGCAGGTGGTTACGTACATGAGACTTCTTCTTGAACATTTTGCCACAAATGCTGCACTTATGGCGCCGCTCCAGCCGGTGCACAAAACGCTGATGCCGGGTTAGCTGCAATGCCTTGCCAAATTCACGGCTGCAAAGGAGGCAGCGGTAGGTGCCTGGGGCAGTAGGCCCTGCTGAGCTCTCCTCGGACACAGGGGGCTGAGGGGCCTCTTGCTCTCCAGTCTCTGCTGGGGCTGGCTCAGGGAAACTGATGACAGGCTCTTCTGGTGGGACTGGTGTTGTGGGCAGAGGGACACCCCCTACCCCATGGGTACGCCGGTGATAAAGGAACTTAGTGAGATTAACAAAGGTCTTTCCACAGGGACATGAATGCAGAGGATTTGGGGTGTGGGCTCGCCGGTGGGCCAAGAGGAGAGCTTCTGTGCCAAAGGCTAGGCCACAGTCTACACACAGGAAATGCGATTCACTGCTGTGGTCTCCAAGGTGCTGGTCCAGACTGGAAGGGCTAGGGAAGACACGACTGCACAGGGGGCATTTAAAGACGCCCTCCCGGTGACTCCGTAGGTGCTGCTGGAGTTGGTGGGGTGACAGAAAGAGCTGGTCACAGGCTGAACAAAAAAGCTCCTGCGTAGCTGCCCCACCTGGCTCTCCACTATTGTTCCTCCGGGCCTTGCGTCCCCGACGATCACGCCCAATGGCTTCACCGTTGCGCAGTTCGTAACTATGGTCAGAAGATGGCAAGGGGTCAGGTTGTGACACAGGCACCTCTGCAGGTGATGAGGTTAGCATTTCTTGCTGTAAGGCAGGCTCCTCAGACTCTGGGGTAGGAGCAGGGAAATGAGTTGCCTGGTGCTCCAGAAAGTCAGCTGGTAGCTGAAAGAGCTGGGAGCACTCAGAGCACTTGTAGAGAAGCAGCTCCACCTCAGTCACCACCTCAGTGGTGGTGGCAGCTGCAGATGGGACAgctgccccttccccaccctcttctgcctttcGGTATGAGTGCTCCACAGCCACACGGGTCTGTCCCATGGGGGGCCCTAGGACAACTGGGGACCCCAGGACAACTGGGCCAGAAGCCTTGGTGGGGGCGTGGCCCGGAGATGTGTCTGCCGGTGGTTCAGCCAGAGCTCCTGGCTGGCGAAGAGAGCCTTGCAATCCACACACTCATAGTGGATGGTGCTGGAGCTCAGAGGGGGTGCCTTGGGTGGTGGCTCAGCTGGGACTGCTTCCTGGGGTACCATTATCTTCAGGTGCAGTTCCTGGTGCTCCAAGAGCTGGCTGGGTGACATCAGCAGCTGACCACACTCCAGGCACTGGTACTGGCTCTCTTGTACTAGGGTTTGATAGAGGCCTGTGCCCGATGCTGCCTCTGTGGCCACAGTGACTCCAGGGTCAGCCACACCCACCAGCTCAAAGTGCTGCTGGGGCACATGAGAGTTCTGGTGCATAAGCACCTCTTCCAGGGATCCATAGAGCTGGTTGCACTCAGAGCAGACATAACGGTGCTCAATGTATAGGACTGTCTCTTCTGACTCCTCAGTCATGGCAGCAGCAAGGCCCTGCTCTGGGAGAGGGGAAAGTGGGGACAAAAGAGTTAAGCTACTGCTTCCTCAGTCCTTCCCAGGGACAGTTCTTTCCCTTTATCACTCTTATCTCCCAATACCTTAACTACTTCTTTGGATTTGTCTAACCCCACATCCTTTCCTAACAATTCTTCCTCCCCTGAATATATAACACCAAACATAAAACCTTCCCAGCATTCTCTTCTCTGGATTCTACCCCAAGTCTCATCTCTGAATTAACTAGAATCAAACTCCACCCACCAGATTCTTGTCACCTGTCCAGTCCCCTCATCTCTTATGCCTCCAGCAGGTCCCATGGTCCTACCCATCACACAGGAACCTATCTCATCTCCTCACCAGTTCATACTACTCCAATTCCCTCTCTCAGGTACCCAGGCCTTAAGCACCTATTTCTTCCAGCCACATTCCTCTAATGGCCTCTGTTCTTTCTCCTAGGTTTTCagacctctttctctttttacagGCAGACTATTCAAGCTGTCCAATGTCCTCCCACTCCACTTTCAGTACCCTTATGTGACATGATccatcttcctttttgttttttttttttgagacagagtctcaaactgtcaccctgggtacagtgtcgtggcgtcacagctcatagcaacctcaaactcctgagcttaagtgattcttttgactcagtctcccaagtagctgggactacaggtgcccaccacaacgcccagctatttttttgttgtagttgtcattgttgtttgacaggcccaggctggattcaaaccaacCAGCTCTAGTACATGTGCCTGGCGCCGTAACCGcagagctataggtgccaagccccactcttccttttttttatttttagtcagagtctcactatgtcacccttggtagacggctatggtgtcacagctcacagcaacctcaaactcttgggcttaagcgattctcctgcctcagattccccagtagctggaacaacaggtacccaccataacacctagctatatttttgttgcagttgtcattgctgtttagctggcccgggctggatctgaacccaccagcctcggtgtgtgtggctggcgccctacccactgagttacaagCGCCACCCCCCCCCTCCTTTACAATCTTTGCTATCTACTATCTCTCTTGCTGTGATGCACAGATTCCTCACATCCAACTTTCCCTGTCTCTGTCAAATTTTCTCACACTAACCTATCTGCATTTTCTTTCCCACCTTAAAGACTTCTTCATGACACCCATCCCCCCGTTTTTTCCcagagacacaatctcactttgttgcccttggtagaatgccatggtgtcctagcttacagcaacctcaaactcttgagctccagtgatcctcttgcctcagtctcccaagtatctagaactacaggcgcctatcacaacacccggctatttttagagatgaggtcttactcttgctcaggctggtctcaaactcttgaggctcaggtaatccacccatctcagcctcccagagtactaggattacaggtgtaaatgGCTGAgtccaggcctttttttttttttttttgagataagagtttcactctgttgccctgaatagagtgccatggtgtcctagctcatagcaatttcaaactcttaggctcagttGATCCCCTTGCTTCCGCCTTCTgagagctgggactacgggtacccaccataacactgggctagtttttctttctttctttttttttttttttgtagagacagtctcactttatggccctcggtagagtgccatggcatcacacagctcacagcaacctccaactcctgggcttaagcgattctcttgcctcagtctcccgagtagctgggactacaggcgcccaccacaacgcctggctattttttggttgcagttcagccggggccgggtttgaacccaccaccctcggtatatggggccggcgccttaccgactgagccacaggcgccaccctgggctagtttttctatcagAGCTGGTCCCCACACCCCctttatattactcaacctcctCTACAAATCAAGGTCCTCTCTCACACTCTAATTCCCCCTTCACCCAAAATATCCAGACCCATCTTCACAAAAGCCTGCTCTAATCCTTTCTTCATACCTAGACCCTTTCCACCATTCTAACTCATGCGTCTAGGCTTTACAGACACAATTCACATTAATCAATTCTTCACAGCAGTGTcactcatgccagtaatcctagaaccctgggaggctgaggcaggtggactgcttgagctcaggagttcgagaccagcttgagcaagaatgagaccccgtctctactaaaaatagaaaaactagccagtcatggtggcaggcacctctagtcctagctgttcaggagactgaggcaggaggatcacttgagctcaagagtttgaggttgttgtgagctgtgatgccacagcacttaacccagggtgatagagtgagactgtctcaaagaacaaacaagaaaaaaaactttttaccCAGAACAAATCTGCGATTCTAACCCCCTCTGAGATATGAATATTCCTTTTTCACAATGACTTAGACCCCTCTTCTTCATACAAAACCACCCCAACTTATTCTGGGATACACCCTCTCTTCATGTCAACCTAAGCTCCTTGTCTTTGCAAAAAAGGCCTACCCTAACCCATTCTGAGGATGCCCAAATACCTTCTCCACACTGTCTTAAGCCCTTATTGCACCCCCACACCCTAAACCATACCCAAACCTTCCTTCACATACTAATTTAAccttttctcatctgcaaagacctCCCCCCACCCATTCTAGGAATGTTCAGAACGCTTCTTCACATCAAATTAAAACTGAACTCCTCTTCTTCCCCCAAAGATCCCCCCATATACTGTAACTCACTCCAAGGAGATCCAGACTTAAATTTCTTTCACAAATACCGTTCCTATTCCTCAAATATCTTTAGCGATACCCAGACCTCCTATTCTTCTCATGTAGAACCCCCATCACCACTTTCATTCAGCAGACACCTCTTCTTCACACCCAAAACCCTCTCACCAAGATAGCCCCCCAACTTCTTAGCAACCTACCATTTCATTCTC is a genomic window containing:
- the ZNF574 gene encoding LOW QUALITY PROTEIN: zinc finger protein 574 (The sequence of the model RefSeq protein was modified relative to this genomic sequence to represent the inferred CDS: deleted 2 bases in 1 codon) encodes the protein MTEESEETVLYIEHRYVCSECNQLYGSLEEVLMHQNSHVPQQHFELVGVADPGVTVATEAASGTGLYQTLVQESQYQCLECGQLLMSPSQLLEHQELHLKIMVPQEAVPAEPPPKAPPLSSSTIHYECVDCKALFASQELWLNHRQTHLRATPTKASGPVVLGSPVVLGPPMGQTRVAVEHSYRKAEEGGEGAAVPSAAATTTEVVTEVELLLYKCSECSQLFQLPADFLEHQATHFPAPTPESEEPALQQEMLTSSPAEVPVSQPDPLPSSDHSYELRNGEAIGRDRRGRKARRNNSGEPGGAATQELFCSACDQLFLSPHQLQQHLRSHREGVFKCPLCSRVFPSPSSLDQHLGDHSSESHFLCVDCGLAFGTEALLLAHRRAHTPNPLHSCPCGKTFVNLTKFLYHRRTHGVGGVPLPTTPVPPEEPVISFPEPAPAETGEQEAPQPPVSEESSAGPTAPGTYRCLLCSREFGKALQLTRHQRFVHRLERRHKCSICGKMFKKKSHVRNHLRTHTGERPFPCPDCSKPFNSPANLARHRLTHTGERPYRCGDCGKAFTQSSTLRQHRLVHAQHFPYRCQECGVRFHRPYRLLMHRYHHTGEYPYKCRECPRSFLLRRLLEVHQLVVHAGRQPHRCPSCGAAFPSSLRLCEHRCAAAAAQAPRRFECGTCGKKVGSAARLQAHEAAHAAAGPGEVLAKEPPAPRAPRATRTPVTSPAALGGVATAAPARRRGLECSECKKLFSTETSLQVHRRIHTGERPYPCPDCGKAFRQSTHLKDHRRLHTGERPFACEVCGKAFAISMRLAEHRRIHTGERPYSCPDCGKSYRSFSNLWKHRKTHQQQHQAAVRQQLAEAEAAVGLAVMETAVEALPLVEAIEIYPLADTEGVQISG